One region of Halomicrobium sp. LC1Hm genomic DNA includes:
- a CDS encoding NAD(P)/FAD-dependent oxidoreductase yields MIGVVGGGIAGLAAAYRLQQRGHEVHVFEATDQVGGLAAVYETAGDPLEKFYHHLSKSEETIVELAHELGLGDDVEWRIGENAYYVDGVVHPMDKPWEILAFPHWSVYDKFRLGMLTLDIDVRGGVPKFDTYERLEDFEDVPVKEFAREHTTENVYETFFEPLLEAKFGERAADVSAAWLLGRIKFRGERDILNGEILGYLDGGFGRLLDALVEAVGRENITTGARVTELSTTGGAVDSLTVDTDEGTETHGVDAAVVAAMPTVLEALTGYQCGIDFQGTICSVISLDESLTDTYWLNIADEAPFGALIEHTNFVPPERYGGEHLVYIAKYVQHTDDPYWQQDDEEIRETWLSGIEGLFPDFDRDSVNWIETARNPRTAPIYERGYLDMVVPYDLADEIAEGVYYAGMASRAQYPERSLNGGIVAGYECADRITGDR; encoded by the coding sequence ATGATCGGCGTCGTCGGCGGCGGCATCGCGGGGTTGGCGGCCGCGTACCGGCTCCAGCAACGCGGCCACGAGGTCCACGTGTTCGAGGCCACAGACCAGGTCGGCGGACTGGCCGCGGTGTACGAGACCGCCGGTGACCCTCTGGAGAAGTTCTACCACCACCTCTCGAAATCCGAAGAGACGATCGTCGAGCTGGCCCACGAGCTGGGGCTGGGCGACGACGTCGAGTGGCGGATCGGCGAGAACGCCTACTACGTCGACGGGGTCGTCCACCCGATGGACAAGCCCTGGGAGATCCTCGCCTTTCCCCACTGGAGCGTCTACGACAAGTTCAGGCTCGGGATGCTCACGCTCGATATCGACGTTCGCGGTGGCGTCCCGAAGTTCGACACCTACGAGCGCCTCGAAGACTTCGAGGACGTGCCAGTCAAGGAGTTCGCACGGGAGCACACGACGGAGAACGTCTACGAGACCTTCTTCGAACCGCTGCTCGAAGCGAAGTTCGGCGAGCGCGCGGCGGACGTAAGCGCGGCCTGGCTGCTCGGGCGCATCAAGTTCCGCGGGGAGCGAGACATCCTCAACGGGGAGATCCTCGGCTACCTCGACGGCGGTTTCGGCCGGCTGCTGGACGCGCTCGTCGAGGCGGTGGGCCGAGAGAACATCACGACCGGCGCACGCGTGACGGAGCTTTCGACGACGGGCGGTGCCGTCGACTCGCTGACCGTCGACACCGACGAGGGAACCGAAACCCACGGGGTCGACGCCGCCGTCGTCGCCGCGATGCCGACGGTACTGGAGGCGCTGACGGGGTATCAATGTGGGATCGACTTCCAGGGGACGATCTGCTCGGTGATCAGTCTGGACGAGTCGCTGACCGACACCTACTGGCTCAACATCGCCGACGAGGCTCCGTTCGGGGCGCTCATCGAGCACACCAACTTCGTCCCGCCCGAGCGCTACGGCGGCGAACACCTCGTCTACATCGCCAAGTACGTCCAGCACACGGACGACCCCTACTGGCAACAGGACGACGAAGAGATCCGCGAGACGTGGCTGTCAGGCATCGAGGGGCTGTTTCCCGACTTCGACCGCGACAGCGTCAACTGGATCGAGACCGCCCGGAACCCGCGGACGGCACCGATCTACGAGCGGGGCTATCTGGACATGGTCGTCCCCTACGACCTGGCCGACGAGATCGCCGAGGGCGTCTACTACGCCGGGATGGCCTCTCGGGCACAGTATCCCGAGCGGAGCCTCAACGGCGGCATCGTCGCCGGCTACGAGTGTGCCGACCGGATCACCGGGGACCGGTAG
- a CDS encoding histidine kinase N-terminal 7TM domain-containing protein, translated as MATYVFWGVVATTLVSGLICSAMAVIAWRNHDRPAAAAFGWLMVAAAAWAFMATARLLTDQAAGAYLFDRIARAASSSTAPLVLVFVFSYIGREDVLTPRFVGSLWLVPAGYTVLSATAPFHDLVAGPGSVWAGAWENAAVLTVTEGIPSQIDLLYTYLLLAVAFLLLARFLVRSRAIYRLQTATVVTAILVPVILNAATQFHRFSHPGVDLTPAALGLTGLVLGWGLFRYDLLDVRPLASDILVDELPDPVFVLAEDGRILDHNRAAETMFDADPLCGRRLSDVAPRLAERLDGSSVYSRSDPASEEVTYFDPQVTSIDDQHGIERGRLIVLRDVTGQQRRQDRLEALQAATQQFITANSVERIAELTVTFADRVLDQDAAAVYIHEDDRLRPVAASDALERECTLTELTVEDADHPVYTAYESETIDRADVRDSGTTMPFRYLLLVPIDDHGVLAIGSREPGAFVTEDEQFATILARTTQVAFTQVDREHELRQSRQAIERRNEQVAFFNGVLRHTLRNALLVIEGRANHLRDHVDDARKRHLDRIVQWCEDLSELSEEIEAINDTVTASEAQRLDWVDLGRVLSDRVDVLSEEFTDVTIDVTVDDGLTVLANDLVEKVVDSVISNAITHNDAPAPRVEITASEIADRVQLRVADNGPGMTDEMKETVFERNVGASQTSHGFGLYFVSVMMNLYGGTVWIEDNDIQDDGTRRGAVAVLEFQQAETQHTSRSPENERT; from the coding sequence ATGGCCACGTACGTGTTCTGGGGCGTCGTCGCTACGACGTTGGTCAGCGGGCTGATCTGCAGTGCCATGGCGGTGATCGCGTGGCGCAACCACGACCGACCGGCGGCCGCGGCGTTTGGCTGGCTGATGGTCGCTGCCGCCGCGTGGGCGTTCATGGCGACGGCCCGCCTGTTGACCGATCAGGCGGCGGGCGCGTACCTGTTCGACCGCATCGCACGAGCCGCCTCCAGCAGCACCGCCCCGCTCGTGCTGGTGTTCGTGTTCTCCTACATCGGCCGTGAGGACGTTCTCACGCCGCGGTTCGTCGGCTCGCTGTGGCTCGTTCCGGCCGGCTACACCGTCCTTTCGGCGACGGCTCCGTTCCACGACCTCGTGGCGGGACCCGGGAGCGTGTGGGCCGGCGCGTGGGAGAACGCCGCGGTGTTGACCGTCACAGAGGGGATCCCCTCCCAGATCGACCTCCTCTATACCTACCTCCTCCTCGCGGTGGCGTTCCTCCTGCTGGCACGCTTTCTCGTCAGATCGCGGGCCATCTATCGACTCCAGACGGCGACGGTCGTGACTGCGATCCTCGTCCCCGTCATCCTCAACGCCGCGACGCAGTTCCATCGGTTCTCGCATCCGGGCGTGGATCTGACGCCGGCCGCACTCGGTCTCACTGGGCTGGTGCTTGGCTGGGGCCTGTTCCGGTACGACCTCCTCGACGTGAGACCGCTGGCAAGTGACATCCTCGTCGACGAACTGCCCGACCCCGTGTTCGTCCTCGCAGAGGACGGGCGGATTCTCGACCACAACCGCGCCGCCGAGACGATGTTCGACGCCGACCCACTCTGTGGGCGACGGCTCAGCGACGTCGCTCCGCGGCTCGCGGAACGGCTCGACGGTAGTTCCGTCTACTCGCGCTCGGACCCCGCCAGCGAGGAGGTCACGTACTTCGATCCACAGGTCACCTCGATCGACGACCAGCACGGCATCGAGCGCGGTCGGCTCATCGTCTTGCGGGACGTGACTGGCCAGCAGCGTCGGCAGGACCGCCTGGAAGCCCTCCAGGCGGCGACCCAGCAGTTCATCACGGCCAACTCGGTCGAACGCATCGCGGAGCTGACGGTGACGTTCGCGGACCGCGTGCTCGATCAGGACGCCGCCGCAGTGTACATCCACGAGGACGATCGACTGCGCCCGGTCGCCGCCAGCGACGCGCTCGAACGGGAGTGTACGCTGACGGAGCTGACCGTCGAGGACGCCGATCACCCAGTCTACACCGCCTACGAGTCCGAGACGATCGACAGGGCGGACGTGCGTGATTCGGGGACGACGATGCCGTTTCGTTACCTCCTGCTCGTGCCGATCGACGACCACGGCGTGCTGGCGATCGGCTCGCGCGAGCCCGGTGCGTTCGTGACCGAAGACGAGCAGTTCGCGACGATCCTCGCCCGGACGACGCAGGTCGCGTTCACGCAGGTCGACCGCGAGCACGAGCTCCGCCAGAGCCGACAGGCGATCGAGCGTCGCAACGAGCAGGTCGCGTTCTTCAACGGCGTGTTGCGACACACGCTGCGCAACGCCTTGCTCGTCATCGAGGGACGAGCGAACCACCTGCGGGATCACGTCGACGACGCCAGAAAGCGACACCTCGACCGGATCGTCCAGTGGTGTGAGGACCTCTCGGAACTCAGCGAGGAGATCGAGGCGATCAACGACACCGTCACGGCGAGCGAGGCACAGCGTCTCGACTGGGTCGATCTCGGCAGGGTGTTGTCCGATCGCGTCGACGTCCTCTCCGAGGAGTTCACGGACGTGACCATCGACGTGACCGTCGACGACGGGCTGACCGTCCTCGCCAACGACCTCGTCGAGAAGGTCGTCGACAGCGTCATCTCGAACGCTATCACGCACAACGACGCACCAGCACCCCGCGTCGAGATCACCGCCAGCGAGATCGCCGACCGCGTCCAGCTCAGGGTCGCCGACAACGGCCCCGGCATGACCGACGAGATGAAAGAGACCGTCTTCGAGCGCAACGTCGGTGCCAGCCAGACCAGCCACGGCTTCGGACTGTACTTCGTCTCGGTGATGATGAACCTCTACGGCGGGACGGTCTGGATCGAGGACAACGATATCCAGGACGACGGCACGCGCCGCGGTGCCGTGGCAGTCCTCGAGTTCCAGCAGGCCGAGACACAACACACATCCCGGTCGCCCGAAAACGAGCGCACATGA
- a CDS encoding homoserine kinase: MLTVRAPATSANLGSGFDVFGVALERPADVVRVSKAERTTIEVTGAGSEYIPEDPEKNTVGAVAKALDAPAHIEIDKGIRPASGLGSSAASAAAAAVGLNELYDRGHSREALVPIAAKGEAVVSGDAHDDNVAPSIMGGFTIATDDGVTQVDADIPLVACLPDIVVSTRDARRVVPERAGVDQLVETVGNAARLTTGMHRDDPDLVGAGMYDSIVTPARAKLIDGYAGVREAALEAGATGVTISGAGPTVIAACHEGDQRSIGSAMIERFAEEDVEAQVYQTRIGAGATVF; encoded by the coding sequence ATGTTGACCGTCCGGGCACCGGCAACGAGTGCCAATCTGGGGAGCGGGTTCGACGTGTTCGGCGTCGCGCTCGAGCGCCCGGCGGACGTGGTTCGCGTCTCGAAGGCCGAGCGGACGACCATCGAAGTGACGGGGGCCGGGAGCGAGTACATCCCGGAAGATCCGGAGAAAAACACCGTCGGCGCGGTCGCCAAAGCGCTCGACGCCCCGGCTCACATCGAGATCGACAAGGGTATCCGGCCCGCGTCGGGACTGGGTTCTTCGGCCGCCAGCGCCGCTGCCGCGGCCGTCGGCCTCAACGAGCTCTACGACCGAGGCCACAGCCGCGAGGCGCTCGTGCCGATCGCCGCCAAGGGCGAAGCCGTCGTCTCCGGGGACGCCCACGACGACAATGTCGCCCCGTCGATCATGGGCGGGTTCACGATCGCGACCGACGACGGGGTCACGCAGGTCGACGCCGACATCCCGCTGGTGGCCTGCCTCCCAGACATCGTCGTCTCGACGCGCGACGCGCGACGCGTCGTCCCCGAGCGGGCCGGCGTCGACCAGCTCGTCGAGACCGTCGGCAACGCCGCCAGACTCACGACCGGGATGCATCGGGACGACCCCGATCTCGTGGGGGCCGGGATGTACGACTCGATCGTCACGCCGGCCCGAGCGAAGCTGATCGACGGCTACGCGGGCGTTCGAGAGGCAGCGCTGGAAGCGGGCGCGACCGGGGTCACCATCAGCGGTGCCGGCCCGACCGTCATCGCCGCCTGTCACGAGGGCGATCAGCGCTCGATCGGCTCGGCGATGATCGAGCGCTTCGCCGAGGAGGACGTGGAGGCCCAGGTGTACCAGACCCGAATCGGCGCTGGCGCGACCGTGTTCTAG
- a CDS encoding mechanosensitive ion channel family protein, with amino-acid sequence MQATTPVGDETPVPTNGSASNWPVFQDTVASVFGEGQRFLEELATTQGRAAVTAVLVIAALLAVFVVVPLLVRQIRRVLASRLFDSRVADGVELVGMYIPTTISGIALRVLQVSVLIVGALSLLVVWGLVDVAVATGGLILAAIPNLVKATMTAVLLVLAYVGSDQLRTVIDRFSQGADRVTQHQEEVMLRVGQVVLLVTVGSSIMTLWGIDLSGLLVGAGFLGIVVGLAARQTLGSLIAGFVLMFSRPFTVGDWIEVGGQEGIVTDITILNTRLQNFDGETVVLPNDKVNDQSLTNRSSNGRLRLRTEVGIDYDADPDDAEAVALDAIEAVEIIEDAPAPKVIPKAFGDSAIVLELRYWIEHPSPPRKWRAVSGVVSGVKEAFDDEGITVPYPQRELSARDGTATQLRDGQLADGQPSAGADGETE; translated from the coding sequence ATGCAGGCGACGACGCCGGTCGGCGACGAGACGCCGGTCCCGACCAACGGCTCCGCGTCGAACTGGCCGGTGTTTCAGGACACCGTGGCGTCCGTCTTCGGGGAGGGCCAGCGGTTCCTCGAAGAACTCGCGACGACCCAGGGGCGGGCGGCCGTCACCGCCGTGCTCGTGATCGCCGCGTTGCTCGCCGTCTTCGTCGTCGTCCCCCTCCTCGTTCGCCAGATCCGCCGCGTCCTCGCGTCCCGACTGTTCGACAGCCGCGTCGCCGACGGCGTCGAGCTGGTCGGAATGTACATTCCGACGACGATCTCGGGGATCGCGTTGCGGGTCCTCCAGGTGTCGGTCCTGATCGTCGGCGCGCTCTCGCTGCTGGTCGTCTGGGGACTCGTCGACGTGGCCGTCGCCACCGGCGGGCTGATCCTCGCTGCGATCCCGAACCTCGTCAAAGCGACGATGACTGCCGTGTTGCTGGTGCTTGCCTACGTCGGCTCCGACCAGCTCAGAACCGTGATCGATCGGTTCAGCCAGGGCGCAGACCGGGTCACCCAGCACCAGGAAGAGGTGATGCTGCGGGTGGGTCAGGTGGTGCTGCTCGTCACCGTCGGTTCGTCGATCATGACGCTGTGGGGCATCGATCTCAGCGGTCTGCTGGTGGGGGCCGGATTCCTCGGGATCGTCGTCGGTCTGGCCGCTCGCCAGACGCTGGGTTCGCTGATCGCCGGTTTCGTCCTCATGTTCTCGCGTCCCTTCACTGTCGGCGACTGGATCGAAGTGGGCGGCCAGGAGGGGATCGTCACCGACATCACGATCCTCAACACGCGACTCCAGAACTTCGACGGCGAGACGGTCGTCCTGCCCAACGACAAGGTCAACGATCAGTCTCTGACCAACCGGAGTTCCAACGGCCGGCTGCGGCTGCGGACGGAGGTGGGAATCGATTACGACGCCGATCCCGACGACGCCGAGGCGGTGGCCCTCGACGCGATCGAAGCCGTCGAGATCATCGAGGACGCGCCGGCACCGAAAGTCATTCCGAAGGCCTTCGGCGACTCCGCGATCGTGCTGGAACTGCGCTACTGGATCGAACATCCGAGCCCACCGCGGAAGTGGCGGGCCGTCTCGGGGGTCGTCAGCGGCGTCAAAGAGGCGTTCGACGACGAGGGGATCACGGTGCCGTACCCACAGCGCGAACTGTCCGCACGCGACGGGACCGCAACCCAGTTGCGCGACGGGCAACTGGCCGACGGACAGCCGTCGGCGGGAGCCGACGGCGAGACGGAGTGA
- a CDS encoding thiol-disulfide oxidoreductase DCC family protein, whose product MSADTPADDGSDDLDGGSDERAVAARLDAIDGPVLLFDGVCNLCNAAVRFVVRFDAAGTFRFAPLQSEVGQALLERHDLSTETFDSVVLIEDGAVATKSTAALRVARRLDGPWPLLYPAIALPTRVRDGAYDLVAEYRYRVFGKKDQCPVPEPEIRDRFLQRRLD is encoded by the coding sequence GTGAGCGCCGACACGCCCGCGGACGACGGCTCCGACGACCTCGACGGCGGGAGCGACGAGCGCGCCGTGGCGGCTCGACTCGACGCTATCGACGGACCAGTACTCCTGTTCGACGGCGTCTGTAACCTCTGTAACGCCGCAGTCCGGTTCGTCGTTCGATTCGACGCGGCCGGGACGTTCCGGTTCGCACCGCTCCAGTCCGAGGTCGGCCAGGCTTTGCTCGAACGCCACGACCTGTCGACAGAGACGTTCGACTCCGTCGTCCTGATCGAGGACGGCGCGGTCGCAACGAAGTCGACGGCCGCACTGCGCGTGGCCCGACGGCTCGACGGCCCGTGGCCGCTGTTGTACCCGGCGATCGCACTCCCCACCCGCGTTCGCGACGGGGCCTACGATCTGGTGGCGGAGTATCGCTATCGCGTGTTCGGCAAGAAAGACCAGTGTCCGGTCCCCGAGCCGGAGATTCGCGACCGATTTCTCCAGCGGCGACTCGACTGA